From Methanomassiliicoccales archaeon LGM-RCC1, one genomic window encodes:
- a CDS encoding U32 family peptidase, with amino-acid sequence MEILSPAGSPDSLVAAVKGGCDAVYLAGKSFGARAFAGNFSDGELEGAIGYAHDHGVKVHVTVNTLIKNSEMEEAVSFVKFLKDIDADAIIIQDLGLLKHLTNVDIAKHASTQMQIHSLEGVKWCAENGLDRVVLARELTMDELSKIIPESPIETEVFIQGALCYCMSGGCLLSSFIGGRSGNRGSCAQPCRKKYERDGQSGYFMSCADIYGMDYLKDLSDLGVTSLKIEGRMRSPPYTYLASKAYSMAVKGEKGKELDETLELLRTVFNRGTCSGYLGGVVSPVQSLYPDNRGFYIADVRIEDKTIVTEIQEPVGLKDGLSIFKGDEKIGGFKVMDLDPIHVPFKIPDGKYQIYRTYDPRIDVIKNDIGNTPRFRGETERPAVHIKMEKQPIRSYEPELSFYVSSIKNLEAALPYADRIYFDNMDKIDEAIEAAGDTECVALLPRFDALDEFRFTDRPVMVNSPGQYRACKGAPRIYGSNILNMFNSSFPLNLYQTTLSVELSRNEVSNLMAYYPGRTEVMAFGRTELMYTRDPGMESGTLTDETGAAFPVYKDHRGFSHILNSVELDLLDLIPELGRSGVSSVGLDLRKRPSGLVKTVGEVCRNPTDKMKARLKEMCGGKTTRGLYARKV; translated from the coding sequence ATGGAAATCCTATCGCCGGCAGGTTCGCCTGACAGTCTCGTTGCAGCGGTCAAGGGCGGATGCGACGCCGTATACTTGGCGGGTAAGAGCTTCGGAGCCCGTGCATTCGCAGGCAATTTCAGCGACGGCGAGCTCGAGGGAGCGATAGGATACGCGCATGATCACGGCGTCAAGGTTCATGTCACCGTGAATACGCTGATCAAGAATTCCGAGATGGAAGAGGCCGTGTCCTTCGTGAAGTTCCTGAAGGACATAGATGCAGACGCGATCATCATTCAGGACCTGGGGCTTCTCAAGCACCTCACAAATGTGGATATCGCCAAGCATGCCTCCACCCAGATGCAGATCCATTCTCTGGAAGGCGTCAAATGGTGCGCCGAGAACGGATTGGACAGAGTCGTCCTTGCCAGGGAGCTCACTATGGACGAGCTTTCAAAGATAATCCCCGAATCCCCCATTGAGACGGAGGTATTCATCCAAGGTGCGCTCTGCTACTGCATGTCCGGAGGATGTCTCCTTTCTAGTTTCATCGGAGGCCGCAGCGGCAACAGAGGATCTTGTGCCCAGCCCTGCAGGAAGAAGTACGAGCGTGACGGCCAGTCGGGCTATTTCATGAGCTGTGCGGACATCTACGGCATGGACTATCTCAAAGACCTTTCCGATCTCGGAGTCACATCCCTGAAGATCGAGGGGAGGATGAGGTCCCCTCCATACACCTACCTGGCATCCAAAGCCTACTCCATGGCCGTCAAGGGAGAGAAGGGTAAGGAGCTGGACGAGACCTTGGAGCTGCTGAGGACGGTCTTCAACAGGGGGACCTGCAGCGGATACCTTGGAGGCGTCGTCTCCCCGGTCCAGTCATTGTACCCTGACAACAGGGGATTCTACATCGCCGATGTGAGGATAGAGGACAAGACCATAGTCACCGAAATCCAGGAGCCTGTAGGGCTCAAGGACGGACTGTCAATATTCAAAGGCGATGAGAAGATCGGAGGGTTCAAGGTCATGGATCTGGACCCCATCCATGTTCCGTTCAAGATCCCCGATGGCAAATATCAGATCTACCGTACTTACGATCCGCGTATCGATGTCATCAAGAACGATATCGGGAACACCCCCAGATTCAGAGGGGAGACGGAAAGGCCAGCGGTCCACATCAAGATGGAGAAGCAGCCTATCAGGAGCTACGAACCCGAGTTGTCATTCTACGTAAGCTCGATAAAGAACCTGGAAGCGGCACTTCCCTATGCTGACAGGATATATTTCGACAACATGGACAAGATCGATGAGGCCATTGAGGCCGCAGGGGACACGGAGTGCGTAGCACTGCTCCCCAGATTCGATGCTCTGGACGAGTTCAGGTTCACAGACCGTCCGGTCATGGTTAACAGTCCGGGACAATACAGGGCGTGCAAGGGTGCTCCGAGGATCTACGGCAGCAACATCCTGAACATGTTCAACTCATCGTTCCCATTGAATCTCTATCAGACCACGCTGTCGGTGGAGCTTTCGAGGAACGAGGTCTCCAATCTCATGGCCTACTATCCTGGGCGTACCGAGGTCATGGCCTTCGGAAGGACCGAGCTGATGTACACCAGGGATCCCGGCATGGAGAGCGGTACGCTCACAGACGAGACCGGTGCGGCATTCCCCGTCTACAAGGACCACAGGGGATTCTCCCACATACTGAACTCTGTCGAATTGGATCTTCTGGACCTCATCCCCGAGTTAGGACGTTCAGGAGTGTCCTCGGTGGGACTGGACCTCAGGAAGAGACCCTCGGGACTGGTGAAGACCGTGGGTGAGGTTTGCAGGAATCCGACCGACAAGATGAAGGCCCGTCTCAAGGAGATGTGCGGCGGAAAGACCACCCGCGGATTGTATGCCCGTAAGGTCTGA